The window CTATTCAAtgccatatgacatcatgctcagaaTATAACCAGGGGAGTTCGCTGGGGGAAGGTGGGATCGTGGCTCAGGAACCGTCTGGGCATTGGGTTCcaggtggtgagcaattgcagTGTGCATCACTCACTTCATATAttcttttattactattattgatgttattatttcctctctccttgtgttgtcctattaaactgtccttatctcaacccatgagtttttaccttttttttttttttttttgttctgattcTCTTTGCCATCTCACTGTGGGAGGGGaagagtgagcgagcagctgcaTGATACTTAGTCACTGGCTGGGCCTAAACCATGACAGGCTTATATTTGATGCTGTAACAGGTGATTCCCTTccacagacacagaaatatccactaaatattgttatttttggtgtgtgtttggGCTGTTGATGTGACTTGCAATGAATCTGTTATTTGCATGTTGACATACAGGCATCCCTTTAAAGGTGCAGAGTTTGGTATTGTGAATTATCAGAATTGATGCTGACATGTTACTGGGCCTGACTGCTTCCAAAAGTACGTAAGGTCTTGTGtatcatcttttcctttctgatctGCACAGTCTCTGCATAGTTCAAAGGATGTATACTTTTACAGCAGCAACTGTTGTTATTGCTAAGTATATGAGGTTGGCAATCTAGGAGGAAGTTTTTATCACGGATTTGAACAAATTTTCTTATAGaagtatgtttgtttttttgttttttgttttttttaaggtgaggTTACAGTGCAAACTGGAGATCTGCTGCCGTGTAGGATTTGTGGAAGGACTTTCTTTCCAGTAGCACTGGTAAGTGGTATGAGCACTGTTGGCTTTTAGATCTGATAAGTTGATATGGGATGCAATGGTCAGTATAGCTAAATAAAGTAGAACTAGATGCTTGGTGTTGGTGGtttctttatacttttttttcccaaataatgATTGATTCCAGTTGTCTGCATTTTGAAGCTCCTTAGAAGGaggttaattttatttcagcatcccatcactttctgaaaatacatgCTTCTAAAAGCATCTTCTCTAGGGTCACAGAATCATTCCTTGCTTCTGTAGATGTAATCCCTAGCATAATGCAGTCTCAGATAGTAAATGATGGTTTTTTAGCCGTCTTCAGAATACTGTGTTCTCCAGTCTGAATAGAAATTGGTCTGTCCTTAAATATGAATATGGATTTCTGACACTTCTTATTTGTCTTGCCACTCAATGCAAATGCTGTCTACCTACCatcaaatttttatttgcaagGAGCTAATACAGATGTctcctatttttcttcctcattgtgTAAGTTTTTGTGACCATATAGATGCATTTGTGAATTCCTGTAGTTCTGTTCTAAAAGTAGTGGCTGGCATAAATATTTGTGTGAAAGCAGTCTGATCTTATTCATCAAGAGCTGGGCCTTGTTTGCTCATTGGCATattgagaaagaggaaaataacatGTTAATAACTTCTATTTTCAAAACTAAGTTCTATATTCtccctttgttttatttctgcttgtaGAAAAAGCATGGACCCATTTGCCAAAAAACTTCTGccaagaaaaggaagacatttgATTCCAGCCGACAGAGAGCGGAAGGAACTGACATTCCCACAGTAAAACCTCTTAAGCCACGGGTATGTTATAATTTAATCTGCGTATGAACATTTTAGGCAAGATCTATATGCATTATAATAAGGCTTATTTCTGCTGGCAATTTGTGATACTTAGATTTCTTCCAGATCCTAGTTGATCTAACTGTAATGTTGGGTGCTAAAATAAGGCATGTACTTAGCTTGAAGTAAGCTTCAAACATAtaaagctctttcttttttggctTCTTAGCCAGAACCACCCAAAAAGCCTTCCAACTGGAGACGAAAGCACGAGGAATTTATAGCAACTATACGAGCAGCCAAAGGACTTAATCTTAAAGATGGTGGAAAActccctccaccacctccaccatCATATGACCCTGGTATGTAAAAAAATTGAGTtctttagagatttttttttttttaaagttaatttgtAAAAAATTGAATTGGAAAGGAATTTGCTGGAATACAATATTCACAAGTTCTTGAAGATGACTCTCTGACTATCCCTGTGCGTATGCTGGTTTGTGACTGTGGGTCTGGGTGGCTAGCATGCTGTGTAGGTTTCAAAGCCCatgactttgtttttaatgcatcAAGAGGTAGTTGTGGCCAACTTGCAGCTTGCTACTGTTTTACAAACCATAGGCTGGACAAATTGTTTCAACACCTTCTTTCTGTCCATAGCAGTGAAACTGCTCAGAAAGAGCAGACTACCTTTTTAATTAGCTGTTGATGCTGGACACCCACAATCTATCTGCGTTATAGGAATGCACATTAACTACGTTCTTCAAATGTAGTCTCTCCCATTTTGTCCTGAATTCACATTTGATATCATGTGTGCAGTGTGTGTGTAGTGTGCGTGTGATCCTTCCTCATATGGTGGGAGTAGTTGTGTTCTGGGCATGTGAGATGTGTGGGATTTGTATTAACAAGGGAGTAACAGTCCTTGGGTACCTTCAGAACTGAGGCTGGGTAAAGTGTTGAAGCAGTCTGATGATAGTGAGAAGGAAATATACTTTTCAGTTAACTTCTATGATGTGATAATAGGTTGGAGAAtatatttcttcctcttgtcctaAGAGCTAAACCATTTGATCAGCTCAGTGgctattttcagaaagattgggaaaaacagaaaaaatcatCTGTTTGCTTCTGCCTGTCAGTGGTCAAGTGAGGACGTGAGTGTTCCCTACCTTGTTTCTCTACAGGGAACATGTTAGTCCAGTATTAGGATCCAATGGGGTCTCCCCgcgcaggtttaatagctggcccagctttaaaccgtgacagcattCATAATAAGAAGTGAAGTTGTATTATTCAGCATTCAGTACGCTCTATCTAGAAATGCCATATGCATTTGAAAGTAAAGTAAAACCAATAGCTAATGCTGTGGATAAGAAACATAAGGCTCTTGTAAGGAAAGGATCATTAATAATCTAGTTATAGGTTCTGAATTACAAGCAGAAGAGCCCGGAACTAAATCTAGCTTGGAAAGCTACTAAAATGATGCTCCCTTGGTTCCAGAGACCACAAATGAGTTTGAAGTGAAGGAATTAACTCTATTCAGCCTGCTTGAAAGCAGGTAGGAGGTAAAGGGAAGAGAAACGTATTGGGCCTCTGTTTCTCTTCGttctgttttttactttttccaagCTGAGTTTTACTGTTTGTAGTCTTCTGGCTTCAGGAATGGGTAagactgctgctgcagtgggtAAGACTTAGGAGGAGGGAACCAGGAATGAAGAGAAGATGCACAAATTGATCAGTGGATTCTCATCCcacaaacagaacagaacaaaaatagagCAGGGGCAGCTACCCTTGCTCCTTTTCCACTTTATGTGTAGGAGAGTGGGAGAATTAATGTTTGGTATCGTGAAGTATATCCATCCTCTCCTACTCAGTTCTGTCTTTGGCATGCCTATTTCTAACTAGCtgcaattctttttcctttaaaataaaagaattctgTTTAATATTTCCTACTCAGTTGCATGCTTTGAGTTTACAAATGAGCAGTATTGCTGGTTCTTTGATCTCTTGTTCCACCTTTTCCTTAGAAGAAGTGGGGAATAGCCTCAGGATATTAAGAAGGACCTTAAGTCACCCCATTTGCATTGAACTTGACTGCATGTGTGTACTGCCCACTTATTTTTATcagtttgtattttataaagCTTACATTGAATCCTAACAGTTCTTCTGGACAGTACAAACAGTACTTCCACACAGCCAGGTGGCTGACTGGCGCTAAGCATTTTACAAAAGGATGAAGATACAAtccctgatttttaaaagagtgTACATTAATCCTCTACAGCCTGATCCATTTACTTTAGTGGGCTTTGAAAGTCTTCTGTGGGAACTGAGCTGTGCCCTAGctagaaatgtcttttcttaTCTAGGGGCTTACATAGCTGCTTCATtaatctgttttgctttttttatctttctttttttaaaaaaaaaagactttgtttGGGCCTATCTTGGTTTGACCATACAGACAttatagttatttttcttctgagtttcTGTCTCTTCAGAATAGTTTGTTTGAGTATTGTGACAGTAGTGGAgtttatgtaaaataaataaataaaaaatcgTTGTTATCACATGAGATTCCCATGCTGTCACTTCTGTGAAGGATTCCTATGTTCTTCCTGTGTCCCTTGCTTACACTTCTTGGGTCACAGTTCATGGTTTGGTGGCCACTCCATCATTTGACTTAATCAAAATTCTTTGTTAATTTAAAGGGATAACTACTTAAGCCAGATCTGCTACACTTGGAGTAGTAACATGTAATCGAAATCTTACTTTGGATTGTATAATATCTAACTGTTATCTTGGAGGCAGTGGCTGTTGAAtctctcctcatttttttcaatacaTTTCTAAAATCACCTGGGAACATGCTAATTTAACCTGCTTTGCCAGTGTCCAGCTCTTCTGAAGCTTGTGTTTACATGATTTTGAATATTGTATTGGGGAATTCAGCATCCATGTCTCTAGACACTAAAATGTCTATCTGAAACTGCAATCCAAACATTTTACTCTCCAAGAGGTATTCCAGGGGGTATATTTCCAGCATAAGATGTGGGatcttttagtattttaaacatagccttcctgtttttttccccaatgctAGTAATAATATTTCCTGCAAATAGTACTGTTTGTAATGTGACTACATTAATCTTGAAAAATAATAGAGCCACCAATTACCCTGTTTTGCATGTCTCTATAGATGTCTCTTAATTTTGGCTGGATTtcctctgattatttttttgttaaatttccaatttttttaatgatcattTCCAGTATTGCAGTTAGTATTTCTCAGTCCTCTAAAAACTGCCAgaggaaacagatttttgtcCACAGATGTGGACAGCATTCTTTTCCCCAGcaatatatatttcattttcagattcaAGAGCCCCTAATTTTCTCTGggggtggggctggggctggtctttaaaagactttaaaacactttattttttaaaaaacattattaatgttaggtttttatgtttttaagatTACATTCAGTGTCCATATTGTCAGAGGAGATTTAATGAAAATGCAGCTGACAGACACATCAATTTCTGTAAGGAACAAGCAGCACGTATTACTAATAAGGGAAAATTGGCAGCTGATACCAAAGGGAAGCTTCCTACTCGAACACAGGTGAACTACAACATTTTTCTAACTTGTAACTTGCATTTGACATCAAATCAAGCTTGTTAAATAGTGAATTGCTCTTAAACAGAATTAActtttattctgtaattttactATTTGCACTAGACTGAAATTAGACACTAAGCATGGAAGAggtttttgctttcttacagAGTTGCAGAGATCCACAAATCAGATGGCAGCAGTTGTAAAGCCCAAAACAGTCATAAATATAATTCAGAGATTTGTGAAAATGATGGGTGAGGGTACCAGCAGAGGGTAGAGATGCAGTGTTTGTAAAGGAAGTTGAATTTCTGTTGTGCAAGTTTTCTAAATCCAATTTAAGACTGTTCCTTAAGTGAACAAACAAAGGTACATGCCTATAGGACAACTGACAGCAAAATTTTGGCTAGTTAGAGGCTTAAAGGAATACAGGCATATTAAGGTAAGAGCTGCAGTAGTTAACTTACAGTGGAAACAAATGAAGGATTAAAGTGTAGGTGTGTTTTCATTTAGTGATAATGCTCATTTTTCTGGAACCTGTGAAGTGTTAAACAGACATAAGCAGTTAATGATTCTTGCACTGTATTCTGAATCAGTGCTGGGACTGGTCCAGAGCACACAGGTGAAAGTAAGATCTGAAAGGCACAAATGATCCTGCCCTTGagtattctttttaaaattaactggtAATGAGGTGATAATGCTAAGCTCATGAGACAGCTAtggaaaaagatgagaaaagctgtagaaaagcagaagatacAAAGACATGcacttaaatgaaaaaacaaaaccactgagTAAAGTTAGATAACCTTTCCTACTGGATTATCTGTATGTATAAGCAAGCAGACTAGTGGAAACCATTTGCATGATCCTGTACCAGAAGCAGTTTACCTAGTAGGTAATTGTTGTTTTCCCACAGTACCTGAGATAAGTACCTATCGTGTTATATAGTTTGATTTAATTGCTTAAATTTCTAGGTTGTATTTTGTTACAGTACAAACCTGCTGCAATTAAGAAGATGCCTTCTGTGGGATCAACACCATCACCATCATCACGCTTACCACAGCCAAGTGGTGTTAGCAAAACTGTTGTAGGtatgaaataaatgttatgaattttccatttcctttctaaATATTAGTTCTCAAACTATACAGTAAAAGTAGTATAATTTTAATATCTGGAAAAATTTCTACAGCATTGCCCACTGATTTAAActgacaaagtaaaaaaaattgtaggaGGAGCTCCGCGTTACATGAGTTGATAAGATGGCATCTGTTTTTCataacacaattttttttaatcaacgTTATTctgacatgattttttttgacTTACATATATGATGGCTGTGTACTTTATTGTTGAAATTGATATAGTGATTTGTAAAAACTCATTTATAAAGTTGGAAGGGGCACTGATTGGCATCTATCCAGCAAGACCTGAGCACATAGGATCCTCTTGTGATTTATGTATCGAGTCAAATTAGGCTTTTTCCCTGAATTGAACCTGCAAAATCATTCTGTGTAGTAATGCATAAGTGTATCTAACACTGATCTCTCACCTGAGAATTTTTGTTGCTTAATTCTGTAACTAATTTGTATGCTGAATATGATCATGAAATGGTGAAAATACATACTCAAGCCATGTATATGATAATTATGCAAACACCAGTCTTATCTGATTTCAGATATCAGATATCAAACATGTTCTGCTTGTACATACTTTGACATTCTAGActactttgctttccttttcctttctgaagaaagTAATTGAGATCCAATGTTTTTTATTAGAATAGAgcaatctcatttttttccagaaatttacagaaaatacgCATACTCGCTTTTTCCTAGTATCTTGACACTTGTTCATATCTTGATATTTCTAAAACTCTTGTTTTGGACTTTActactaaaaatatatataatgaaTTGTATCATTCCAACAGCAAAATCTTACTTTTTCTTATGTTTCCATGCTTGGTTTCAACTGCAAGGTGCCTCTTCAGGTAAAGCACTACCTTCGTCTGGATCCAGTGGGAGCAAAATTCAGACATTATCACCAGCTCATAAAAACTCATTGGGAATGGTGAACCCACAAGCAGGGTAAGTTTCCATTTAATGTTGACATTCAtactttatttcattatttatgttGTGCTAGTCCTATAAGTCTCTGTGGTCTGtttcacttgcattttttttcctgtaagctTCAGAAGGGCAGTGTTTTGAATTTATCCTGtatttagaatcacagaactgttttggttggaaaagacctttaagtttatcaagtccaaccattaacctagcgCTGCCAAGcccaccgctaaaccatgtccctaagcaccacatctacacgtcttttaaatacctccagggatggtgactcaaccacttccctgggcagcctgttccaatgtttgacaaccctttcggtgaagaaattttttctgatcacagaatcacagaatgttagggattggaagggacctcgaaagatcatctagtccaatccccctgccggagcaggattgcctagaccatatcacacaggaacgcgtccaggcgggttttgaatgtctccagagaaggagactccacaacttctctgggcagcctgttacagtgttcggtcaccctcaccataaagaagtttttcctcatatttatgtggaacctcctgtgttccagcttgcacccattgccccttgtcctgtcaagggatgtcactgagaagagcctggctccatcctcatgacacttgccctttccatatttataaacattaatgaggtcacccctcagtctcctcttctccaagctaaagagacccagctccctcagcctctcctcataagggagatgttccactcccttaatcatcttcgtggctctgcgctggactctctctagcagttccctgtccttcttgaactgaggggcccagaactggacacaatattccagatgcggcctcaccagggcagagtagagggggaggagaacctctcttgacctgctaaccacaccccttctaatacacgccaggatgccattggccttcttggccacaagggcacactgctggctcatggtcatcctgctgtccactaggacccccaggtccctttcccctacgctgctctccaacaggtctgtccccaacttgtactggtacatggggttgttcttgcccagatgcccaatctaaacctcccctgatgcaacctgaggccgtttcctcttgtcctatcacttttcacttgg of the Nyctibius grandis isolate bNycGra1 chromosome 3, bNycGra1.pri, whole genome shotgun sequence genome contains:
- the ZC2HC1A gene encoding zinc finger C2HC domain-containing protein 1A isoform X3; this translates as MEGLEGEVTVQTGDLLPCRICGRTFFPVALKKHGPICQKTSAKKRKTFDSSRQRAEGTDIPTVKPLKPRPEPPKKPSNWRRKHEEFIATIRAAKGLNLKDGGKLPPPPPPSYDPGCILLQYKPAAIKKMPSVGSTPSPSSRLPQPSGVSKTVVGASSGKALPSSGSSGSKIQTLSPAHKNSLGMVNPQAGSKMDKLGPPLRTGRDVQRFYDTDTKTDSAIKRPNEFLPIKKGAIKTRTSTPPSVARTMSTGALTNKRKTSNSDSYSRSDSKIGYDSGHYPSSVNGGSSKSSEGNSPVQLSKFCHECGTRYPVEWAKFCCECGIRRMVV
- the ZC2HC1A gene encoding zinc finger C2HC domain-containing protein 1A isoform X1 → MEGLEGEVTVQTGDLLPCRICGRTFFPVALKKHGPICQKTSAKKRKTFDSSRQRAEGTDIPTVKPLKPRPEPPKKPSNWRRKHEEFIATIRAAKGLNLKDGGKLPPPPPPSYDPDYIQCPYCQRRFNENAADRHINFCKEQAARITNKGKLAADTKGKLPTRTQYKPAAIKKMPSVGSTPSPSSRLPQPSGVSKTVVGASSGKALPSSGSSGSKIQTLSPAHKNSLGMVNPQAGSKMDKLGPPLRTGRDVQRFYDTDTKTDSAIKRPNEFLPIKKGAIKTRTSTPPSVARTMSTGALTNKRKTSNSDSYSRSDSKIGYDSGHYPSSVNGGSSKSSEGNSPVQLSKFCHECGTRYPVEWAKFCCECGIRRMVV
- the ZC2HC1A gene encoding zinc finger C2HC domain-containing protein 1A isoform X2, with translation MEGLEGEVTVQTGDLLPCRICGRTFFPVALKKHGPICQKTSAKKRKTFDSSRQRAEGTDIPTVKPLKPRPEPPKKPSNWRRKHEEFIATIRAAKGLNLKDGGKLPPPPPPSYDPDYIQCPYCQRRFNENAADRHINFCKEQAARITNKGKLAADTKGKLPTRTQYKPAAIKKMPSVGSTPSPSSRLPQPSGVSKTVVGASSGKALPSSGSSGSKIQTLSPAHKNSLGMVNPQAGGAIKTRTSTPPSVARTMSTGALTNKRKTSNSDSYSRSDSKIGYDSGHYPSSVNGGSSKSSEGNSPVQLSKFCHECGTRYPVEWAKFCCECGIRRMVV